The genomic segment CGGCCGCCCTCCGTGGTCCGGTGCGCCCGCCCGTCGGTGCCCTGTGCGGGCCGCCCGCCGTGGTCCCTACGCGGCGGCCTTGAAGCCGCGCAGCCGCAGCGAGTTGCCGACCACGAACACCGACGAGAAGGCCATCGCCGCCCCCGCGATCATCGGGTTCAGCAGTCCGGCCGCGGCGAGCGGCAGCGCGGCGACGTTGTAGGCGAAGGCCCAGAACAGGTTCGTCCGGATCGTGCCCAGCGTCCTGCGCGAGAGGCGGATGGCGTCCGCCGCCGCCCGCAGGTCGCCGCGTACCAGCGTCAGGTCACCGGCCTCGATCGCCGCGTCCGTGCCCGTGCCCATCGCCAGGCCCAGATCGGCCTGGGCGAGCGCGGCGGCGTCGTTGACCCCGTCGCCGACCATGGCGACCGAACGGCCCTCCGCCTGGAGGCGCTTGACGACCGCGACCTTGTCCTCGGGCATGACCTCCGCGTACACCTCGTCGATCCCGACCTCCGCCGCGACCGCGTCCGCCACCGCCTTGTTGTCCCCGGTGAGCAGGATCGGGGTCAAGCCGAGGTCGCGCAGCCTGCGGACGGCCTCGGCGCTGGTCTCCTTGACCGCGTCGGCGACCTCCAGGACCGCCCGCGCCTCGCCGTCCCAGGCGACCGCGATGGCCGTCCGGCCCGCCGTCTCCGCCGCGGCCTTCTTCTCCGCCAGCTCCGCGGGCAGGTGGATCTCCCACTGCGCGAGCAACCGCTCACGGCCGACCAGGACCGCGTGGCCGTCGACGACGCCCTGCACGCCGAGGCCCGCGACGTTGACGAAGTCCTCGGGGGTGGGGAGGGCGGCTCCGGTGCGTTCGGCGGCCCCGGCGGCGACGGCCTGGGCGATGGGGTGCTCGGAGGCGTGTTCCAGCGCCCCGGCCAGTCGCAGCACGTCGCCCTCGTCCGTACCGGTGGCGGTGTGGACGTCGAGGAGGGTCATCCGGCCGGTGGTGACGGTGCCGGTCTTGTCGAGGACGATCGTGTCGACGCGGCGGGTGGTCTCCAGGACCTCCGGGCCCTTGATCAGGATGCCGAGCTGCGCGCCGCGCCCCGTACCGACCATGAGGGCCGTCGGAGTGGCCAGCCCCAGGGCGCAGGGGCAGGCGATGATCAGTACGGCGACGGCGGCCGTGAACGCGGCCGTGACGCCCTCGCCGCTGAGGAGCCAGAAGGCGAGCGTGCCGAGCGCGAGCACGATCACGACGGGTACGAAGACACCGGAGATCCGGTCCGCGAGGCGCTGGGCCGCCGC from the Streptomyces sp. AM 4-1-1 genome contains:
- a CDS encoding heavy metal translocating P-type ATPase encodes the protein MRSREEPVSAHTATTSTGNGAVAEVELAIGGMTCASCAARVEKKLNRMDGVEATVNYATEKAKVSYQGEDVSVADLIATVEATGYTARPPRPARTTAERDDRTAGRHGGESGEDDGADDKDGDDPALRTLRQRLITAVVLAVPVIAMAMIPPLQFENWQWLSLTLAAPVVVYAAWPFHRAAWTNARHGAATMDTLISLGTSAAFLWSLWALFFGTAGMPGMTHAFELTISRSDGAGNIYLEAAAGVTAFILAGRYFEARSKRKAGAALRALLELGAKEVTVLRDGAEVTVPTADLRVGDRFLVRPGEKIATDGTVVEGSSAVDASMLTGESVPVEVTAGDSVTGATINAGGRLVVEATRIGSDTQLARMARLVEDAQNGKAAAQRLADRISGVFVPVVIVLALGTLAFWLLSGEGVTAAFTAAVAVLIIACPCALGLATPTALMVGTGRGAQLGILIKGPEVLETTRRVDTIVLDKTGTVTTGRMTLLDVHTATGTDEGDVLRLAGALEHASEHPIAQAVAAGAAERTGAALPTPEDFVNVAGLGVQGVVDGHAVLVGRERLLAQWEIHLPAELAEKKAAAETAGRTAIAVAWDGEARAVLEVADAVKETSAEAVRRLRDLGLTPILLTGDNKAVADAVAAEVGIDEVYAEVMPEDKVAVVKRLQAEGRSVAMVGDGVNDAAALAQADLGLAMGTGTDAAIEAGDLTLVRGDLRAAADAIRLSRRTLGTIRTNLFWAFAYNVAALPLAAAGLLNPMIAGAAMAFSSVFVVGNSLRLRGFKAAA